The following are encoded together in the Glycine soja cultivar W05 chromosome 5, ASM419377v2, whole genome shotgun sequence genome:
- the LOC114413469 gene encoding uncharacterized protein LOC114413469, whose amino-acid sequence MGCASSKRVDAAAVPYRPAPTSLAVFDINTIEEPWLKHLNNTTPLPQDNNKPSLPAPILHKLNLLDATDAPQSWDEISKTLQDLKPPSTSPQQQPQPPQKTKSFHTVEELDAKLNPKPEPKPKPNPELKKPADQIINSSIVTEPVRGNKLKENMFIVRDRLERQKEEKELTFERLRRDPLSAFPEKCPPGGSEKVVLYTTSLGGVRKTFEDCNRARDVLEGHRVVFDERDVSLHGEFLREVKELVDGEGVALPRVFVKGRYVGGLEELVELNETGRLGRILNATRVERGIGRQTCGGCGGARFVPCFDCAGSCKLLHRERCPNCNENGLVHCPACIS is encoded by the coding sequence ATGGGGTGTGCTTCCTCGAAGCGTGTTGATGCGGCAGCAGTCCCCTACCGTCCCGCACCCACAAGCTTGGCGGTGTTCGACATCAACACCATCGAGGAGCCATGGCTGAAGCACCTCAACAACACCACCCCTCTCCCCCAAGACAATAATAAACCCTCCCTCCCCGCCCCTATTCTCCACAAACTCAACTTGCTCGACGCCACCGATGCCCCCCAATCCTGGGATGAGATTAGCAAAACACTCCAAGACCTCAAACCCCCCTCCACCTCACCCCAACAACAACCTCAACCTCCACAAAAGACCAAGTCCTTCCACACGGTGGAAGAGCTAGACGCCAAGCTCAACCCCAAGCCCGAgcccaagcccaagcccaatccAGAATTGAAAAAGCCCGCTGATCAGATAATTAACAGTAGCATAGTTACCGAGCCAGTCCGAGGGAACAAGTTGAAGGAAAACATGTTCATAGTTCGGGACAGGCTGGAGAGACAGAAGGAAGAGAAGGAGCTCACCTTCGAGCGTCTTCGTCGGGACCCGCTGAGCGCGTTCCCGGAGAAGTGTCCGCCGGGAGGGAGCGAGAAGGTGGTGTTGTACACGACGTCGTTGGGGGGCGTGAGGAAGACGTTCGAGGACTGCAACCGCGCGCGAGACGTGCTGGAGGGGCACAGGGTGGTGTTCGACGAGCGAGACGTGTCGCTGCACGGGGAGTTTCTGAGGGAGGTGAAGGAGCTGGTGGACGGGGAAGGGGTGGCGCTGCCGAGGGTGTTCGTGAAGGGGAGGTACGTGGGTGGGTTGGAGGAGTTGGTGGAGCTGAACGAGACGGGTCGACTCGGGAGAATATTGAATGCGACGCGTGTGGAGAGGGGGATTGGGAGGCAAACGTGTGGAGGTTGTGGTGGGGCTAGGTTCGTTCCTTGCTTCGACTGTGCTGGGAGTTGCAAGCTTCTTCACAGAGAGAGGTGCCCCAATTGTAATGAGAATGGCTTGGTCCACTGCCCTGCTTGTATTTCATAA
- the LOC114413470 gene encoding B2 protein-like, with protein MENNNQSFWQFSDQLRLQASNLANLSLNDSIWSNNYISKRRDERINFDIKVGGEINSFKSKDPACDYNDNVNGSLLAMPYNNNNNNNIILGVGGVGLNGGFNKGIYSKPAFANLNNNINLNINPKGHKGKVEDELFHPSKSSKKNNNLNKKHGDNNNNDNNKDSKAAGDKRFKTLPPSESLPRDETIGGYIFVCNNDTMAENLKRQLFGLPPRYRDSVRAITPGLPLFLYNYSTHQLHGIFEAASFGGTNIDPSAWEDKKCPGESRFPAQVRVITRKTCEPLEEDSFRPILHHYDGPKFRLELNVPEALSLLDIFAEQDTFNDTFEALPA; from the exons ATGGAGAATAATAATCAGTCGTTTTGGCAATTCAGTGACCAGCTGAGGTTACAGGCATCCAATTTGGCGAACCTTTCTCTAAACGATTCGATTTGGAGCAACAATTACATCTCCAAGAGGCGTGATGAAAGGATTAATTTTGACATCAAAGTGGGGGGTGAGATCAACTCTTTCAAGTCAAAGGATCCAGCTTGTGATTACAACGATAACGTGAATGGATCTCTTCTTGCCATGccttacaacaacaacaacaacaacaacattattTTGGGTGTTGGTGGAGTTGGTCTCAATGGAGGCTTCAACAAGGGAATTTACTCCAAGCCTGCCTTTGCCAATCTCAACAACAATATTAATCTCAATATCAATCCTAAGGGACACAAGGGCAAGGTTGAAGATGAGCTTTTTCACCCATCCAAATCTTCCAAGAAAAACAACAACCTCAACAAAAAACATggggacaacaacaacaatgataaCAATAAGGATTCCAAGGCTGCTGGCGACAAGAGATTCAAAACGCTGCCACCATCAGAGTCTCTTCCTAGGGATGAAACCATTGGAGGCTATATCTTTGTTTGCAACAATGATACCATGGCTGAGAATCTCAAGAGACAACTCTTCG GTCTGCCTCCACGATACAGAGATTCTGTTCGGGCCATTACTCCGGGGTTGCCCCTTTTCCTTTACAACTATTCTACTCACCAACTTCATGGAATCTTTGAG GCTGCAAGTTTTGGAGGGACAAATATTGATCCATCAGCTTGGGAGGATAAGAAGTGCCCTGGTGAATCTCGTTTCCCCGCTCAG GTACGAGTGATAACTAGGAAAACTTGTGAACCACTGGAGGAAGATTCCTTCAGGCCAATCCTTCACCACTATGATGGTCCCAAGTTCCGTCTTGAGCTGAATGTGCCCgag GCGTTGTCTCTTCTGGATATTTTTGCAGAACAAGACACCTTCAATGACACTTTCGAGGCTTTGCCGGCATAA
- the LOC114413471 gene encoding 3-oxoacyl-[acyl-carrier-protein] synthase I, chloroplastic-like isoform X1 — protein MASIAGTCPLGALLRNISENNGKISVVHYEGLRLQQRLQMHSPSHYISASSSAPRCRTIKVMASPTVAAPKREKDPKKRVVITGMGLVSVFGSDIDGFYNKLLEGESGISLIDRFDASNFPVRFGGQIRDFSSEGYIDGKNDRRLDDCWRYCIVAGKRALDDANLGQQVLDTQMDKTRIGVLVGSGMGGITAFSTGVEALVQKGYKKITPFFIPYSITNMGSALLAIDTGLMGPNYSISTACATANYCFCSAANHIRKGEADIMVVGGTEAAIMPSGLGGFIACRALSHRNEGPKKASRPWDKDRDGFVMGEGSGVLVMESLESATKRGARIIAEYLGGAITCDAHHMTDPRADGLGVSSCISKSLEDAGVSPEEVNYVNAHATSTLAGDLAEVNAIKKVFKDTSELKMNATKSMIGHGLGAAGGLEAIATIKAITTGWLHPTINQDNLEASVTIDTVPNVKKKHEVNVGISNSFGFGGHNSVVVFAPFRP, from the exons ATGGCAAGCATTGCTGGTACATGTCCTTTAGGAGCATTGCTCAGAAACATCTCAGAAAACAATGGGAAGATATCTGTCGTTCATTATGAGGGGCTTAGATTGCAGCAGAGACTACAAATGCATTCGCCAAGTCACTACATTTCAGCTTCTTCAT CAGCTCCAAGATGCAGAACAATCAAGGTCATGGCTTCACCAACTGTTGCAgcaccaaagagagaaaaggatCCAAAAAAGCGAGTAGTAATAACAGGAATGGGTCTTGTGTCTGTCTTTGGTAGTGACATTGATGGCTTTTACAACAAGCTTCTTGAGGGAGAAAGTGGGATAAGCCTAATAGATAGGTTTGATGCCTCAAACTTCCCGGTCCGTTTTGGAGGTCAGATACGTGATTTCTCTTCAGAAGGCTACATTGATGGCAAGAATGACCGGCGCCTTGACGATTGCTGGAGGTATTGCATTGTTGCAGGCAAGAGGGCCCTTGATGATGCCAACCTTGGACAGCAAGTCCTGGACACT CAGATGGACAAAACAAGAATAGGAGTTCTGGTGGGATCAGGAATGGGAGGTATAACGGCTTTCTCTACTGGTGTGGAAGCTCTTGTACAGAAGGGGTATAAGAAAATTACTCCATTTTTCATTCCCTACTCCATCACCAACATGGGTTCTGCCTTGTTGGCCATAGACACAGGCCTAATGGGTCCCAATTATTCCATTTCCACTGCTTGTGCAACGGCGAATTACTGCTTTTGTTCGGCTGCTAATCACATTAGAAAAGGTGAAGCAGATATCATGGTGGTTGGTGGAACTGAGGCTGCAATCATGCCTAGTGGTCTTGGAGGCTTCATTGCTTGCAGGGCTTTGTCTCACAGGAATGAAGGCCCCAAGAAGGCTTCAAGACCATGGGACAAAGATCGTGATGGTTTTGTGATGGGTGAAGGCTCTGGTGTGCTG gtaatggAGAGCTTGGAGAGTGCAACAAAAAGGGGAGCCAGAATAATAGCAGAATATTTGGGGGGTGCCATAACATGTGATGCTCATCACATGACTGATCCAAGAGCTGATGGGCTTGGAGTTTCATCTTGCATAAGCAAGAGTTTAGAAGATGCTGGAGTTTCCCCTGAAGAG GTAAACTATGTGAATGCTCATGCCACATCAACACTGGCTGGTGACTTGGCTGAGGTTAATGcaattaaaaaggtttttaagGACACGTCAGAATTGAAAATGAATGCAACTAAg TCAATGATTGGTCATGGTCTTGGGGCTGCTGGTGGTTTGGAAGCCATAGCAACAATCAAAGCCATAACAACTGGCTGGTTGCATCCAACCATTAACCAAGAT AACTTGGAGGCTAGTGTTACCATTGACACTGTCCCTAACGTTAAGAAGAAGCACGAAGTGAATGTTG GTATATCCAACTCATTTGGATTCGGTGGACACAATTCAGTAGTTGTCTTTGCCCCATTCAGGCCATAA
- the LOC114413471 gene encoding 3-oxoacyl-[acyl-carrier-protein] synthase I, chloroplastic-like isoform X2, translating into MASIAGTCPLGALLRNISENNGKISVVHYEGLRLQQRLQMHSPSHYISASSSAPRCRTIKVMASPTVAAPKREKDPKKRVVITGMGLVSVFGSDIDGFYNKLLEGESGISLIDRFDASNFPVRFGGQIRDFSSEGYIDGKNDRRLDDCWRYCIVAGKRALDDANLGQQVLDTMDKTRIGVLVGSGMGGITAFSTGVEALVQKGYKKITPFFIPYSITNMGSALLAIDTGLMGPNYSISTACATANYCFCSAANHIRKGEADIMVVGGTEAAIMPSGLGGFIACRALSHRNEGPKKASRPWDKDRDGFVMGEGSGVLVMESLESATKRGARIIAEYLGGAITCDAHHMTDPRADGLGVSSCISKSLEDAGVSPEEVNYVNAHATSTLAGDLAEVNAIKKVFKDTSELKMNATKSMIGHGLGAAGGLEAIATIKAITTGWLHPTINQDNLEASVTIDTVPNVKKKHEVNVGISNSFGFGGHNSVVVFAPFRP; encoded by the exons ATGGCAAGCATTGCTGGTACATGTCCTTTAGGAGCATTGCTCAGAAACATCTCAGAAAACAATGGGAAGATATCTGTCGTTCATTATGAGGGGCTTAGATTGCAGCAGAGACTACAAATGCATTCGCCAAGTCACTACATTTCAGCTTCTTCAT CAGCTCCAAGATGCAGAACAATCAAGGTCATGGCTTCACCAACTGTTGCAgcaccaaagagagaaaaggatCCAAAAAAGCGAGTAGTAATAACAGGAATGGGTCTTGTGTCTGTCTTTGGTAGTGACATTGATGGCTTTTACAACAAGCTTCTTGAGGGAGAAAGTGGGATAAGCCTAATAGATAGGTTTGATGCCTCAAACTTCCCGGTCCGTTTTGGAGGTCAGATACGTGATTTCTCTTCAGAAGGCTACATTGATGGCAAGAATGACCGGCGCCTTGACGATTGCTGGAGGTATTGCATTGTTGCAGGCAAGAGGGCCCTTGATGATGCCAACCTTGGACAGCAAGTCCTGGACACT ATGGACAAAACAAGAATAGGAGTTCTGGTGGGATCAGGAATGGGAGGTATAACGGCTTTCTCTACTGGTGTGGAAGCTCTTGTACAGAAGGGGTATAAGAAAATTACTCCATTTTTCATTCCCTACTCCATCACCAACATGGGTTCTGCCTTGTTGGCCATAGACACAGGCCTAATGGGTCCCAATTATTCCATTTCCACTGCTTGTGCAACGGCGAATTACTGCTTTTGTTCGGCTGCTAATCACATTAGAAAAGGTGAAGCAGATATCATGGTGGTTGGTGGAACTGAGGCTGCAATCATGCCTAGTGGTCTTGGAGGCTTCATTGCTTGCAGGGCTTTGTCTCACAGGAATGAAGGCCCCAAGAAGGCTTCAAGACCATGGGACAAAGATCGTGATGGTTTTGTGATGGGTGAAGGCTCTGGTGTGCTG gtaatggAGAGCTTGGAGAGTGCAACAAAAAGGGGAGCCAGAATAATAGCAGAATATTTGGGGGGTGCCATAACATGTGATGCTCATCACATGACTGATCCAAGAGCTGATGGGCTTGGAGTTTCATCTTGCATAAGCAAGAGTTTAGAAGATGCTGGAGTTTCCCCTGAAGAG GTAAACTATGTGAATGCTCATGCCACATCAACACTGGCTGGTGACTTGGCTGAGGTTAATGcaattaaaaaggtttttaagGACACGTCAGAATTGAAAATGAATGCAACTAAg TCAATGATTGGTCATGGTCTTGGGGCTGCTGGTGGTTTGGAAGCCATAGCAACAATCAAAGCCATAACAACTGGCTGGTTGCATCCAACCATTAACCAAGAT AACTTGGAGGCTAGTGTTACCATTGACACTGTCCCTAACGTTAAGAAGAAGCACGAAGTGAATGTTG GTATATCCAACTCATTTGGATTCGGTGGACACAATTCAGTAGTTGTCTTTGCCCCATTCAGGCCATAA
- the LOC114413471 gene encoding 3-oxoacyl-[acyl-carrier-protein] synthase I, chloroplastic-like isoform X3, whose translation MASPTVAAPKREKDPKKRVVITGMGLVSVFGSDIDGFYNKLLEGESGISLIDRFDASNFPVRFGGQIRDFSSEGYIDGKNDRRLDDCWRYCIVAGKRALDDANLGQQVLDTQMDKTRIGVLVGSGMGGITAFSTGVEALVQKGYKKITPFFIPYSITNMGSALLAIDTGLMGPNYSISTACATANYCFCSAANHIRKGEADIMVVGGTEAAIMPSGLGGFIACRALSHRNEGPKKASRPWDKDRDGFVMGEGSGVLVMESLESATKRGARIIAEYLGGAITCDAHHMTDPRADGLGVSSCISKSLEDAGVSPEEVNYVNAHATSTLAGDLAEVNAIKKVFKDTSELKMNATKSMIGHGLGAAGGLEAIATIKAITTGWLHPTINQDNLEASVTIDTVPNVKKKHEVNVGISNSFGFGGHNSVVVFAPFRP comes from the exons ATGGCTTCACCAACTGTTGCAgcaccaaagagagaaaaggatCCAAAAAAGCGAGTAGTAATAACAGGAATGGGTCTTGTGTCTGTCTTTGGTAGTGACATTGATGGCTTTTACAACAAGCTTCTTGAGGGAGAAAGTGGGATAAGCCTAATAGATAGGTTTGATGCCTCAAACTTCCCGGTCCGTTTTGGAGGTCAGATACGTGATTTCTCTTCAGAAGGCTACATTGATGGCAAGAATGACCGGCGCCTTGACGATTGCTGGAGGTATTGCATTGTTGCAGGCAAGAGGGCCCTTGATGATGCCAACCTTGGACAGCAAGTCCTGGACACT CAGATGGACAAAACAAGAATAGGAGTTCTGGTGGGATCAGGAATGGGAGGTATAACGGCTTTCTCTACTGGTGTGGAAGCTCTTGTACAGAAGGGGTATAAGAAAATTACTCCATTTTTCATTCCCTACTCCATCACCAACATGGGTTCTGCCTTGTTGGCCATAGACACAGGCCTAATGGGTCCCAATTATTCCATTTCCACTGCTTGTGCAACGGCGAATTACTGCTTTTGTTCGGCTGCTAATCACATTAGAAAAGGTGAAGCAGATATCATGGTGGTTGGTGGAACTGAGGCTGCAATCATGCCTAGTGGTCTTGGAGGCTTCATTGCTTGCAGGGCTTTGTCTCACAGGAATGAAGGCCCCAAGAAGGCTTCAAGACCATGGGACAAAGATCGTGATGGTTTTGTGATGGGTGAAGGCTCTGGTGTGCTG gtaatggAGAGCTTGGAGAGTGCAACAAAAAGGGGAGCCAGAATAATAGCAGAATATTTGGGGGGTGCCATAACATGTGATGCTCATCACATGACTGATCCAAGAGCTGATGGGCTTGGAGTTTCATCTTGCATAAGCAAGAGTTTAGAAGATGCTGGAGTTTCCCCTGAAGAG GTAAACTATGTGAATGCTCATGCCACATCAACACTGGCTGGTGACTTGGCTGAGGTTAATGcaattaaaaaggtttttaagGACACGTCAGAATTGAAAATGAATGCAACTAAg TCAATGATTGGTCATGGTCTTGGGGCTGCTGGTGGTTTGGAAGCCATAGCAACAATCAAAGCCATAACAACTGGCTGGTTGCATCCAACCATTAACCAAGAT AACTTGGAGGCTAGTGTTACCATTGACACTGTCCCTAACGTTAAGAAGAAGCACGAAGTGAATGTTG GTATATCCAACTCATTTGGATTCGGTGGACACAATTCAGTAGTTGTCTTTGCCCCATTCAGGCCATAA